The proteins below are encoded in one region of Paenacidovorax monticola:
- a CDS encoding phosphoribosylanthranilate isomerase yields the protein MSSPQPQTRLPSIHRTRIKICGLTREQDVDAAVAAGADAVGFVLYAPSPRAVTPQRAAELARRLPPFVTPVLLVVNEIATNVIAACAQVPGAIVQFHGDETPDECWAATGGGARPYLRAARIPLGDGAARFDLVEYAQQHSRAQAILLDAHVEGYGGGGKAFNWSLLPPSVGSHLVLSGGLTPANVTDGILQVRPRCPTLAVDVSSGVEAEGPDGRPVKGVKDAEKIYRFVAAVRAADAQLAKNIHVDLPAT from the coding sequence ATGAGCAGCCCCCAGCCCCAAACACGCCTCCCATCCATCCACCGCACGCGCATCAAGATCTGCGGCCTGACGCGCGAGCAGGACGTGGATGCCGCCGTGGCGGCCGGTGCCGATGCCGTGGGCTTCGTGCTCTACGCGCCCAGCCCGCGTGCCGTGACGCCCCAGCGCGCCGCCGAACTGGCACGCCGGCTGCCGCCCTTCGTCACGCCGGTGCTGCTCGTGGTCAATGAGATCGCTACCAATGTGATAGCAGCCTGCGCGCAAGTACCGGGCGCCATCGTGCAATTCCACGGAGACGAAACGCCCGATGAGTGCTGGGCCGCCACGGGCGGCGGCGCGCGCCCCTACCTGCGCGCCGCACGCATTCCGCTGGGCGACGGCGCGGCCCGCTTCGACCTCGTAGAATATGCCCAGCAACATTCTCGCGCCCAGGCCATCCTGCTCGACGCCCATGTCGAGGGCTATGGCGGCGGCGGCAAGGCATTCAATTGGTCACTCCTACCACCAAGCGTCGGCTCTCACCTCGTTTTGTCTGGTGGACTCACGCCTGCAAACGTGACCGATGGCATTTTGCAAGTGCGGCCGCGTTGCCCGACGCTGGCCGTTGATGTCAGCTCGGGCGTAGAGGCGGAGGGCCCTGACGGCCGTCCCGTCAAGGGCGTCAAGGACGCCGAAAAGATCTATCGCTTCGTCGCCGCCGTGCGTGCGGCCGATGCCCAACTTGCAAAGAACATCCATGTCGACCTACCAGCAACCTGA